Genomic segment of Candoia aspera isolate rCanAsp1 chromosome 2, rCanAsp1.hap2, whole genome shotgun sequence:
acccatgtaaattagggaggtgtctgtctgaccTGCTTCCACATATTTTCTGCTTGGTTAAGCCCTAACCAAGGGCTATCTTTTTCTCCTCATTGCTCTGGTAACAGAACTGACTTATTTATGTCAAGGTCAACTTCCTTATCCCCTataccttcttcctccttctaatAGTTCAGTGAGTTAGGGAGGCATTGCCTAGGTCGcttccaaacattatctggaCGTTCTGGACTTACAAATTGTTTTACCCCTTGTCACCTTGGCaatggagcttgcatatctctgtcaaagtAATCTTTCTTACTTTCTACATATACCAGGGTTTTGTTATTGTTGATTATGATTACCAGATTCATAATCGTTGCACTCAGTTTTTGAATAATACCAGTTAAGCTGGCACAGGGAGAGTAAGAAGGGATATCTATGATGCAATTCTCCAGAGCAAGTGCTACTCGAAGGAAGAGATGCATTCagccattttagcaatcacatctAGATTGAAAGTGGGTTGAATCCAAGCAGAAATTTTCCAGTAGATCAAGGGTGGTCATCCTGTGAAGCATAGGCTATATGTGGCCTGAAGACCTTTTTTGCAGGTCCCATATTTTCCATGGACTAGTTTTGTTTAAACTTTAAAACTGATGGGTTATGTCTGGAGGCTTAATGTACCTTTTTGTGTAAACCCatcctgaataaaaataaaatttaaaggcCAGCATGTCAATCCTGTCCACTTGAGTGATATCACTGTGTTACTGCCATGCCCTtgcagatgattaaaaaaaaatggtgtccCTCTCCCCCAGCTGGAATTCTTGCCCACTCTACATTAAGAGATGGGTAACAATGCTCAGACAGTTATGGAAATGGAATGGAACTATGAACAACCTACAGAGTGTCATGGACAAGGTATAGACCAATTTTCTGTAACCTGATCCCTCCAAATGTATCAGATCACCACTTTCATAATTCCCAGTGGCTACCCTGGATAGGAATTACAGTTGTACTCCAATACATTGGGAGTATCAAGTTAAGGAAGTTTTCTGCGTGTTCAAGAGTGACTAGGTGCTGTGAGAATACATCACAGTCTAATATTTCACTTAATCTAGTTTTCCATGGAAACACTTAGTCAACCAACGGGTGTGTATTAAATGGGTTACCCAGTCTTACAGACCTCTTTAAACATCAATAGTAAAGTTGGAATTTTCACAGTCACCTTATACAACTTTTGTACCTATCATTCAAAAGAAGAAGGCAGCAATGGATTTTCTAGCCTTGATCAAAAATGCCTTGATCCTTGTGAAtattgcatatacagtatacctATAGAATATAAATTCTGTAAACTAGCATTGTCTTTGGATAATTTGGGCCCAGGTGAGCAGAGTCCCATTTTGGCTGTTTTTATTATGGTGCTGGTCatcattttatattctgtatttcatattcatatttatatattgtatatgttttaacaCTAGGTGGTTCTTTTTGGGTTTATGGCATGTGTTTTGTTGTTgcgtaagggacgcggtggcgctgcgggttaaaccgctgagctgtcaatcggaaggtcggcggttcgaaaccgcgcggcggggtgagctcccgttgctcgtcccagcttctgcacaccaagcagttcgaaaacatgcaaatgtgagtagattaattggtaccgcttcggcgggaaggtaacggcgttccgtgagtcatgctggccacatgacccggaagtgtctatgacaacgccggctccaaggctttgaaacggagatgagcaccgccccctagagtcagacacgactggactttacgtcaagggaaacctttacccttttgTTGTTGCACGCCACCCAGAGTCTCACTGTTGAGTTGGGTGGTCTTATAAatccagtaataaataaaattttaaaaattgaacttTACAGCCTTTAGCATATGCAGTTGCCACTCCCAGATCTAACCATGTGCCTGCTAGAAATTTCAATAATTAAGATGATCTTCTTCATGTGAAATACGCAGTCATCTGACAACCTGTTTTTGTCCTTTTCAAAACAGCTACTATGCCTGTGGATTATCCCAGCCAACTTGATGGTGTCATGGATTTTATTCAAACCACTTTAAAAAGACTGAAGAGATCACCAGATAAACCACTTTTCTCCAAACGGGAAAGAAACCGGCAAAATGCAGGAAGGAACAATAACAATTCCAGCAGCAGGAAAGGACGGAGAGTTCAAAGGCTCAAATCTCGGGATTGTGTCTTAAGTGAGATTCACTTAAATGTGACTGACTTGGGTTTGGGATACACTACCAAAGAAGAGTTGATTTTCCGATATTGTAGTGGTTCGTGCGAGACTGCTGTGTCCCTGTATGACCAAATTTTAAACAATTTAACCCAAAATAGAAAGTTGGTCAGTGACAAAATCAGGCCACAGCCTTGTTGCCGACCCATTGCTTATGATGATGACCTTTCATTTTTGGAGGATGACCTATCAACTTATCATATACTGAGGAAACATTCCGCTAAAAAATGTGGGTGCGTTTGATGTCCTTCTGCGTTTGGACATTGCTATGATATTGCATTCCTGCTAAAATGGCAAAGAAGGGGACCAAGGCTCCCAAGGAAAGAAAAGGGTGGCATCAAATGAAGGAAGAGGACCAAGTATACAGGAGAACAACAGCAGCGGGAGCCTGGTTGATGGAAATCCAGCACAGGATAATTGGAGAAGATACAACTTTTGGAGCTTTTAGTTTCTACAGGAAGGCAAATAGACATCAATGCTCAGGGGCTGAGATCCAGGATGAATGGAAATTACTTACACCATTGGTTTTGAGATGATCTACCACTGGCAAAACTTGGCTGAACAGGTGTTTATCAACACAAGCTCCCTTTAAAAGCATCTTCCTTCCTCGTTTTCTCCCCCAAAATGGAAGTAAAACCAATGATCACTGGCCTTAATCCCAACTTGGAGGCATAATCTGGCTTTCATATTAACAAGAGAGGGGTTATGATCAGCTGCAGGGGCTTCCATGGAGGGGAGAGTCAACAATGTCAACTGAATTCCCAaccctttttaaatgtgtgtgatgcatgttaaaaaggaacAATGCTTCAATTGCCCAGTCATACCTATTATTTTGCTCTTGTTGACCCCTCCCCTCATAGACACCCATGATCCAAACCTTCCCTAACCTTGCATCCTCCAAATGTGTGGACTGGAGTTCCAGAATTCTTGataatggccatgctggttgaagaattctgggaactgagatcctaggttggggaaggccacTGTGAGCAATTCTGAGGAATTTATCTGGGATATTTGGGATTGAACAGTGGAATATATAGaaatgttatacaggtagtcctcgcttaacaaccacaattgggactggaatttcagttgctaagcgaagtggtcattaagcaaatctgacctgattttacaagcttttttgcagcagttgttaagcaaatcactacaggcattaagtgaaccacgtggttgttaagtgaatcacacgtagttgttaagagaatccccattgattttgcttgccagaagccatggcaatcacatgaccaccatgctgtgatggtcataaatgcagaccagttgccaagtgcccaaattgtgataacATGACCgcaaggatgctgcaacggttgtaagtgtgaccACTGGTCAtatgttggttttttcagcactgtcgtaagtctgaactgtcgctaaacaagtggttgttaagcgaagactacctgtaatggagaAAACACACTTGATGATTTGAGGAAATTATCCAAAAATCCTAGCAGGACCCTCAGTTCATACAGATTGCTGGCTAAATTTGTCCAGCTTGTGAACTGACGGCTTCCGAGAATTCACTCAGCACTTTCTTGATCCTTATTTATGGAAGCCTAGCAATTGTAGACCTTTGTCTCCCATAACTAATAATCTCTTTTAGAAACCCTTCACAAAAATCTAAGCTTAAAATTCCATCCTCGATTTATAGACCACTTGGCCAAATTGTACATCGCAACATCACTCCTTTCTGTAGTGTAAAGATAAAAACAAGCTTCTTTTCCTGTGCCTTATGAATAATGCAGAATTATTCTACCCATACCAATCAGTCAGAAAGTTGAATCACAACGGGGTCCACTTGGTACAAGGCTTCAAGTGGAGTTACATATAAGTCAAAAGCAatgacatatttttatatattgggaagaagtcaagctcagctttTATTTAGCTAGCTCAATTCTAGCCAACCCATTATCAAAAGGATGGATGATTTAACTGAAAAAGGATTAATGTTttgaggggggggagagagagagattacccTTTTCTGTTCCCCCAAAAAAGGCTGTGTTTTTAATCACCTGTCTAGGCAAAATGccatttaaaaaatgtggatGTTTTATTGGTTTACAGAAGGACTAAGGTCACTTACttaatgaacatttttatttgtgGTCATCGTGAGTGAACATAGAGACTACTTGATGCAATGCATCCTGTTAAAGTCAAATCTAGAGAAAATATTTATTGAGAtttaagttattattattatttattacagttcAGACATgagtttcagtttatttattaaagCTTCTTTCTTCAAAAGAGGTGCCAAAGTTACAATGAGGCAGTGATGCTGGGATCAAGgtctatagtttttcttttttaaaagtattaagaATTAATTACAGGAATgcaagctgggtttttttttaaaaatcacttactTTACCATTTGAACAAAAATCATAGAAGCCCAGTTTGATAGTATTTCATCACACACATTGCAATATGTTTTACCATTGATCTTCTTTAACCAGTTGAAAGTTCTGATGATTCCCTAACTTCTGACAATGCTGATGGGGAGGGTTGAGACCACTGGAGGTGCCATACTTTGTTATCTCTTTGGGGGGCAAAGTATCATAAAGACCAGAAAATACCAAGAAGAAGAATATTCTGATAGCTGGATTTTCTGTCAGATGTTGATGGGTGTCATTTTGTGACGTCCCTTCCTTGACCTCATGCAGCATAGGAAATTGATTGCAGGTTCTCAAGTTGGTGATGGCCATCAAATGTGAGCTATTCAAAACAATAACTTAGTGATAGCTTTCAAACAACTGAGATATATCTATTTAGAAGACCATTACCTTTAATAAGAGGCAAATGAGTCAACAGGTGCAGACTTGTATGGAGTAGGAGAACATCTGAATGCATGTGTACATTTTTAATACAATGCTCTTTTAAACTATTTGAAGTGCATTTCAGTGGAAATCTACATTGAGTTGTTGGATGCCCAAGCTTGCATCATTTAAAATAACCcctaaaataactataaaaatatctATTTGAAAGTAAGAGGTGAGGCAAACACAGTGCAGCAAAAGCTCAGTCACTGGTCAGTTAGACAAGAGAGTTAAGCATTTGTTGAATGCTGTCCCATTGAAATGAACAACATTTGAAAGTGCCCAGTTTGCTAGGTAGCTCTTTTCATTTTCAACTGTTTTGTACTTCAGATGGAACATAACATTTCTTGGGATGCTTACAGCATACCGTAAATCAAATCCTTCTGAGAAGCCTTTTAAAAACTCCTTGCACAATCTTGGTCAATTGCATCCTATACTTGGACAGACGTTCATAGCACTTGAACATTTCACACATTATGAAAAAGTGGTCATATCTCTGCAGTCTTTGGCAGATACAAGTTCCTAGTATTGGTCTTAGCTGCTAAAACATTGTTTAAATACGCCAAGGAATTTAAGAGATACTTCTAATGGGGCTCTCCTTGGTTTTAAAGAGGAGCATGGGGAACAAAATTGGAAATGTGCAAATTTTGGAATTCTTATCATTATACAGTATAACAATTGTTCATAATAAGCCAGGTCATCTTGTTTCCTCTTTTGACTCCGACTGACAATAGCTAAAAAAAGCTCTATTTCCCAGTCTTCTTACCTAATGTTCTTAAAGCAGAGAATGAACCTAAGATCTTACACATTTGAAGCCAGTTTGCTGCTGCTGATGCTGCTACTGCCTATTACTACTGAGGTATAGGAACTTTTCAGGAATCTTGACAATGTATTCTTGAATTAAACTTTCCATTCTTCCTGACCCACCCTTAACTTTTCCTTGAAATATC
This window contains:
- the GDNF gene encoding glial cell line-derived neurotrophic factor isoform X2; amino-acid sequence: MNLWDVVAVCVVLLNSISTFPLPAGKRPPERARSVLGRAEEDHTTSRLLNPYAGQMDSTMPVDYPSQLDGVMDFIQTTLKRLKRSPDKPLFSKRERNRQNAGRNNNNSSSRKGRRVQRLKSRDCVLSEIHLNVTDLGLGYTTKEELIFRYCSGSCETAVSLYDQILNNLTQNRKLVSDKIRPQPCCRPIAYDDDLSFLEDDLSTYHILRKHSAKKCGCV
- the GDNF gene encoding glial cell line-derived neurotrophic factor isoform X1 gives rise to the protein MNLWDVVAVCVVLLNSISTFPLPAATMPVDYPSQLDGVMDFIQTTLKRLKRSPDKPLFSKRERNRQNAGRNNNNSSSRKGRRVQRLKSRDCVLSEIHLNVTDLGLGYTTKEELIFRYCSGSCETAVSLYDQILNNLTQNRKLVSDKIRPQPCCRPIAYDDDLSFLEDDLSTYHILRKHSAKKCGCV